One genomic segment of Erysipelotrichaceae bacterium 66202529 includes these proteins:
- a CDS encoding HAD-IA family hydrolase produces MNTKTRLLIFDMDGLLVDTERVYMEGWLYALKKLHIAVPEPVVRSWVGKSFHETGAYLMQVCHEEAVIANIRKAREQYIYQCLQDGSLHAMPYALDALQAAKEYGYQTGLATSSLKKRSVAILGHLELLSYLDIPVFADDVEKLKPYPDLYLHVLKQANCSAQEAIAFEDSLTGAQAAATAGIFTVLIPDLSFSDVEQTCPHYQYAKNLSVVRDMLKQLDK; encoded by the coding sequence ATGAACACGAAAACTAGGCTTCTAATATTTGATATGGACGGTTTGCTCGTGGATACGGAGCGGGTCTATATGGAGGGATGGCTGTATGCTTTGAAAAAACTGCATATCGCTGTTCCGGAACCGGTGGTTCGAAGCTGGGTTGGAAAAAGCTTTCATGAAACCGGAGCATATCTGATGCAGGTATGCCATGAGGAAGCTGTGATAGCTAACATTCGAAAGGCTCGTGAACAGTATATTTATCAATGCCTGCAGGATGGTAGCCTTCATGCTATGCCCTATGCGCTGGATGCTTTGCAGGCTGCGAAGGAATACGGTTATCAGACAGGACTGGCGACTTCATCTCTGAAAAAACGTTCTGTTGCGATACTGGGACATTTGGAATTGCTTTCTTATCTGGATATACCGGTATTTGCGGATGATGTAGAGAAGCTGAAGCCATATCCGGATTTGTACCTTCATGTTTTGAAGCAGGCAAATTGCTCAGCACAGGAGGCAATCGCCTTTGAGGATTCACTTACCGGAGCGCAGGCTGCAGCTACAGCGGGTATATTCACCGTTCTGATTCCGGATCTCAGCTTTTCTGATGTGGAGCAGACATGCCCGCATTATCAATATGCAAAAAATCTGTCAGTCGTAAGAGACATGCTAAAGCAGCTGGATAAATGA
- a CDS encoding PTS mannose/fructose/sorbose transporter subunit IIB, which translates to MGKVVLARVDARLIHGQVMTGLSKSAGATAIFVADNAAAHDPFTKNIILQAGSRTGLKVRVLKEDGAVRYWKDRAYDDYHVILLTKSIEVMAEIIRGGVPVRELNLGGIPQKPGLTSIIKEVAINKEQLKLLQELQSEYDIDIYFQAIPSSRRVSLKEAAKLFEEHS; encoded by the coding sequence ATGGGAAAGGTAGTTCTGGCAAGAGTTGACGCAAGACTGATTCACGGACAGGTTATGACGGGTCTGTCAAAATCCGCAGGCGCAACCGCAATCTTTGTTGCGGATAATGCGGCGGCACATGATCCGTTCACAAAAAATATCATTCTTCAGGCAGGCTCACGTACCGGATTAAAGGTAAGAGTTTTAAAAGAGGATGGGGCAGTGCGTTACTGGAAGGATCGTGCTTATGATGACTATCATGTCATCCTGCTTACCAAAAGCATTGAGGTCATGGCGGAGATCATACGGGGCGGTGTGCCTGTCAGAGAGCTGAACCTCGGCGGTATTCCGCAAAAGCCGGGGTTGACTTCTATCATTAAGGAAGTCGCAATCAATAAAGAACAATTAAAGCTTCTGCAGGAATTGCAGAGCGAATATGATATAGATATCTATTTTCAGGCAATCCCATCCTCACGCAGGGTATCCCTGAAGGAAGCCGCAAAGCTGTTTGAGGAGCATTCCTGA
- a CDS encoding hydroxyacid dehydrogenase — protein MKKVLITPRSFGKYNKEELIARLRAHGIEPVFNPYGTILTEQQMQEALRDMDGLIVGVDPVNEAVLRHAVKLKAIAKYGVGVDNIACAYAKEKGITVSRTVNANANAVADYAMTLMMCVARRVVEIDSGCHHNDWSKKEALDIYGKTIGVLGLGAIGKGVVKRASGFDMKIYGYDIVRDDAFLQEHHVTFSDVDTIIRECDFISLHLPLTAETRHILNKDNLAQAKNNLIIVNTARGGLIDEDDLYVLLKENKIYGLGLDVFEQEPLESSLLLTLPNVIVSSHTAASSQGAINAMSTMAVDNLIQSLEQ, from the coding sequence ATGAAGAAGGTGCTCATTACACCGCGTTCCTTCGGGAAATACAATAAGGAGGAATTGATTGCCAGATTGAGAGCACATGGCATTGAACCGGTTTTCAATCCATATGGCACTATTCTTACCGAACAGCAAATGCAGGAAGCATTGCGGGATATGGATGGTCTGATTGTCGGTGTGGATCCGGTAAATGAGGCGGTATTAAGACATGCGGTAAAATTAAAGGCAATCGCAAAGTACGGTGTTGGAGTTGATAATATCGCCTGTGCATATGCGAAAGAAAAGGGCATTACAGTAAGCCGGACAGTCAATGCGAATGCCAATGCTGTAGCGGATTATGCCATGACACTGATGATGTGCGTTGCCCGCCGTGTTGTGGAAATCGACAGCGGCTGTCACCATAATGACTGGTCAAAGAAAGAGGCACTGGATATTTATGGGAAAACCATTGGTGTGCTTGGTCTGGGTGCTATAGGAAAAGGCGTTGTTAAGCGTGCCAGTGGATTTGATATGAAGATATACGGCTATGATATTGTACGTGATGATGCATTTTTACAGGAACATCATGTAACGTTTAGTGATGTGGACACCATCATACGGGAGTGTGATTTCATATCTTTGCATCTTCCATTAACAGCAGAAACAAGACATATCCTGAACAAGGATAATCTGGCACAAGCGAAGAATAATTTGATTATCGTCAATACGGCAAGAGGCGGTTTGATCGATGAGGATGATCTGTATGTCCTCTTAAAGGAGAACAAAATCTATGGTCTGGGTCTGGATGTATTTGAACAGGAGCCTTTAGAGAGCTCTTTGCTTTTGACACTACCGAATGTGATTGTCAGCTCCCATACCGCTGCTTCCTCTCAGGGAGCTATCAATGCGATGAGTACGATGGCAGTGGATAATCTGATTCAATCACTTGAGCAGTAA
- a CDS encoding PTS sugar transporter subunit IIA codes for MVGILLVSHGKMAEGMLDSMKLIMGDCEQLQAVSLQAGEDFEDFRAKLMKTIRSVNSGDGVLVFVDLYGASPFNASCYASMQLKHEDIAVRILAGMNLSMLLESVSLRASSTLEELVQIASKAGRDGICEPVTVQDEESDGDY; via the coding sequence ATGGTAGGGATCTTGCTTGTCAGCCATGGAAAAATGGCGGAGGGGATGCTGGACAGCATGAAGCTTATTATGGGAGACTGTGAACAGCTGCAGGCTGTCTCTTTACAGGCGGGGGAAGATTTTGAAGACTTCCGTGCGAAGCTTATGAAGACTATACGTTCCGTAAACAGCGGGGATGGTGTACTTGTCTTTGTCGATCTGTATGGTGCTTCCCCCTTTAATGCATCCTGTTATGCATCTATGCAGTTGAAGCACGAGGATATTGCAGTGCGCATACTGGCAGGAATGAATTTGTCGATGCTGTTGGAAAGTGTGTCATTGCGTGCATCCTCAACACTGGAGGAGCTTGTGCAGATAGCGTCAAAGGCAGGCAGAGACGGCATCTGTGAGCCTGTTACAGTACAGGATGAGGAAAGCGATGGTGATTACTGA
- the eda gene encoding bifunctional 4-hydroxy-2-oxoglutarate aldolase/2-dehydro-3-deoxy-phosphogluconate aldolase, with translation MDKTSLLAELKKQKLVAVIRGQNEEEVTKIVDALYRGGIHFMEITYTIPQAEQIIAHLQSSYASCEDIIIGAGTCLDIVAARMAISAGAQFVVCPHLDTEIMKLCNSYRIPCFPGASTVKDALECLRYGAEVIKLFPGDTFGPKAIKALKGPLPQADFMPTGGVNADNLREWLDHGAVAVGTGSSLTKGAASGDFEAVYAEAQKLVSIVHAYEHEN, from the coding sequence ATGGATAAAACATCATTACTGGCAGAATTGAAAAAGCAAAAGCTGGTGGCCGTCATTCGCGGACAGAATGAGGAGGAGGTCACAAAAATTGTAGATGCGCTGTATCGTGGAGGAATACATTTCATGGAAATCACATATACAATACCACAGGCAGAACAGATTATTGCGCATCTGCAGAGTAGCTATGCATCCTGTGAGGATATTATCATCGGAGCAGGAACCTGTCTGGATATCGTAGCTGCACGTATGGCGATATCGGCGGGAGCGCAGTTTGTGGTTTGTCCGCATCTGGATACTGAAATCATGAAGCTGTGTAACAGCTACCGTATTCCCTGCTTTCCAGGAGCGTCAACCGTGAAGGACGCGCTGGAATGTCTGCGTTATGGAGCGGAGGTAATTAAGCTGTTTCCAGGAGATACCTTCGGGCCAAAAGCAATCAAAGCATTAAAAGGGCCTCTCCCGCAGGCGGATTTCATGCCGACCGGAGGTGTCAACGCAGATAATCTGAGAGAATGGCTGGATCATGGTGCAGTCGCTGTAGGAACCGGAAGCAGTCTGACTAAAGGAGCGGCATCAGGTGATTTTGAGGCTGTGTATGCGGAGGCGCAAAAGCTGGTGAGCATCGTTCATGCATATGAACACGAAAACTAG
- a CDS encoding PTS system mannose/fructose/sorbose family transporter subunit IID: MSEMLQKSVNLEPEKITKKDVGLAWLRFYFANEIPHSFDKYIAPSLMWALMPILKKLYKDKKDLAEAYQRHLLFFNTQISWGGGTITGIMASLEAARAQEVYMETPVTIDDDLIYNTKAGLMGALAGIGDSIDSGTIQYIFIAIALPWAQQGNAIGALFPFIMFSLYQLIIGYYFAQLGFKLGRTAANEVVGTRMQIIIEALSILGLFMMGILAANYVKVSSTLAFTLSGKKFVIQEILDSVMPGILPLLTVGCVYFYFTKKGLNVTKALIGLTVVLGILAGIGIL, from the coding sequence ATGAGTGAAATGCTGCAGAAAAGCGTAAATCTGGAACCAGAGAAAATCACAAAAAAGGATGTCGGTCTAGCATGGCTGCGATTTTATTTCGCAAATGAAATTCCGCATTCCTTTGATAAATATATAGCGCCGTCACTGATGTGGGCGCTCATGCCGATTTTGAAAAAGCTGTACAAGGATAAGAAGGATTTAGCCGAGGCATATCAGCGTCATTTGCTGTTCTTTAATACGCAGATATCCTGGGGAGGCGGAACGATTACCGGCATTATGGCTTCCCTGGAGGCAGCCCGTGCACAGGAGGTGTACATGGAAACTCCTGTCACGATTGACGATGATTTGATTTATAATACGAAGGCCGGTTTGATGGGAGCCCTTGCAGGTATTGGAGATTCCATTGATTCCGGTACCATTCAGTATATCTTCATTGCGATCGCACTGCCATGGGCACAGCAGGGAAATGCCATCGGTGCCCTGTTTCCATTCATAATGTTTTCCCTGTATCAGCTCATCATCGGCTATTATTTTGCTCAGCTTGGCTTTAAGCTGGGACGGACGGCTGCCAATGAGGTGGTTGGTACAAGAATGCAGATCATCATTGAAGCACTATCAATTCTGGGGTTATTTATGATGGGAATTCTGGCGGCAAATTATGTCAAGGTATCATCTACTCTGGCATTCACTTTGTCCGGTAAGAAATTCGTAATACAGGAGATCCTCGATAGCGTCATGCCTGGAATCCTGCCGCTTCTGACTGTAGGCTGTGTATATTTCTATTTCACAAAGAAGGGACTGAACGTCACGAAAGCATTGATCGGCTTAACCGTAGTTCTCGGTATCTTAGCTGGTATTGGCATTCTGTAA